The genomic stretch ACGGCACCATCTTCCACCGGGTGATCTCCGGTTTCATGGTGCAGGGTGGCGGCATGACCGCGGACATGCAACAGAAGGCGGCACCGCGGCGGGTGGAGAACGAAGCCAAGAACGGCCTGAGCAACGACAAGTACACGGTGGCGATGGCGCGGACGTCGGACCCGCACTCGGCGAGCGCGCAGTTCTTCATCAACACCAACGACAACGATTTTCTGAACTACCCGGGCCAGGACGGCTGGGGTTACGCGGTGTTCGGCAAGGTCGCCGCGGGTACCGAGGTGGTGGATGAGATCGAGGGCGTGCCCACCACGTCCCGTGCCGGGCACGGCGATGTGCCG from Streptomyces roseochromogenus subsp. oscitans DS 12.976 encodes the following:
- a CDS encoding peptidylprolyl isomerase, giving the protein MTTVLLNTSAGDITLELDESKAPKTVANFVEYVQSGHYDGTIFHRVISGFMVQGGGMTADMQQKAAPRRVENEAKNGLSNDKYTVAMARTSDPHSASAQFFINTNDNDFLNYPGQDGWGYAVFGKVAAGTEVVDEIEGVPTTSRAGHGDVPVEPVTIVSAQVV